A single Fundulus heteroclitus isolate FHET01 unplaced genomic scaffold, MU-UCD_Fhet_4.1 scaffold_38, whole genome shotgun sequence DNA region contains:
- the terb2 gene encoding telomere repeats-binding bouquet formation protein 2, with protein MFRCKTAWFSSSVPEDHLDFWILEGGGLSGWREADYLFSADATAPDTLRIYESKDYVWNKVTVLHSLFLATCEKRQSVKSVCIGHYVLPPASVQDEVRKVVGRLIWEQEDEETAAQEAQQAFSPSEVEGSEREVRRSVFEASDTDSSENEALLFDPLRSPVSDEAPVYVSIESLPKYSGDLRDVHPGLFRCSKCKTYFCLGHRFERFPSMKGK; from the exons ATGTTTCGCTGCAAGACTGCTTGGTTTTCGAGCAGTGTGCCGGAGGATCATCTGGACTTTTGGA TACTGGAAGGTGGGGGCCTTTCAGGTTGGAGGGAAGCAGATTACCTCTTCAGTGCAGATGCAACAGCTCCCGACACGCTGAG gATATATGAAAGCAAAGATTACGTCTGGAACAAGGTGACTGTTCTACACAGCCTGTTTCTGGCTACCTGTGAAAAGCGGCAAAGTGTGAAATCAGTGTGCATCGGTCATTATGTGCTGCCTCCAGCTTCTGTACAGGACG AGGTGAGGAAAGTGGTTGGCAGGTTGATTTGGGAACAGGAAGATGAAGAAACAGCGGCACAG GAAGCACAGCAGGCTTTCAGCCCGTCAGAAGTCGAAGGCAGCGAGCGGGAAGTCAGAAGGAGCGT ATTTGAGGCGTCAGACACAGACTCGTCAGAGAATGAAGCTCTCCTCTTTGACCCTTTAAGAAGCCCAGTTAGTGATGAGGCCCCAG TGTACGTCAGCATAGAGAGTCTTCCGAAATATTCTGGTGATCTGCGTGACGTGCATCCTGGGCTTTTCAGatgttcaaaatgtaaaacctaCTTTTGTTTAGGGCACAGATTTGAAAGATTCCCTTCTATGAAAGGGAAATGA
- the sord gene encoding sorbitol dehydrogenase, with protein MAQENLSVVLHAKGDLRLENRPIPEPGPNEVLLQMHSVGICGSDVHYWQNGRIGDFVLKKPMVLGHEAAGRVAKVGSAVTHLKPGDRVAIEPGVPREMDEFFKRGQYNLSPTIFFCATPPDDGNLCRYYTHNANFCYKLPDNVTFEEGALIEPLSVGIHACRRAGVTLGSTVLICGAGPIGLVSLLVAKAMGASKVIITDLFAERLGMAKELGADFQLTVKKDDGPQQLAKKVEDTLGAQPQITLECTGVESCIQTALYATGSGGVVMLVGLGAPMTTVPLVNAAVREVDIRGVFRYCNTWPMAIAMLSSGKVNVKPLVTHRFPLEQAVQAFETTRQGLGIKVMLKCDKNDQNP; from the exons ATGGCTCAGGAGAATCTGTCCGTGGTGTTGCATGCTAAGGGAGACCTCAGGCTT GAAAACCGTCCAATTCCAGAGCCAGGACCCAATG AGGTATTGCTTCAGATGCACTCAGTGGGGATCTGTGGATCAGATGTGCACTACTGGCAGAATGGTCGAATTGGGGACTTTGTGCTGAAAAAACCAATGGTGCTGGGCCACGAAGCTGCAGGGCGAGTGGCTAAGGTCGGATCAGCAGTCACACACCTTAAACCAG GTGATAGGGTGGCCATTGAGCCTGGTGTGCCCCGTGAGATGGATGAGTTCTTCAAAAGAGGACAATATAACTTGTCCCCCACCATCTTCTTCTGCGCCACGCCGCCCGATGATGGAAACCTGTGCAGATATTACACACACAATGCCAACTTCTGCTACAA GTTGCCTGATAATGTCACATTTGAGGAGGGGGCCCTCATCGAACCTCTCTCTGTGGGGATTCATGCGTGTCGCCGGGCCGGTGTCACCCTCGGCAGCACCGTACTCATCTGTGGTGCAG GACCCATTGGGTTGGTCAGCTTGCTTGTAGCCAAGGCTATGGGGGCCTCAAAAGTCATCATCACCG ATCTGTTCGCAGAGCGCCTGGGTATGGCCAAGGAACTAGGTGCAGACTTCCAGCTGACGGTGAAGAAGGATGATGGACCCCAGCAGCTGGCAAAGAAAGTCGAGGACACCCTTGGAGCCCAGCCCCAAATCACCCTTGAATGCACTGGAGTGGAGAGCTGCATCCAAACTGCACTTTAT GCAACGGGCTCAGGAGGTGTGGTGATGCTGGTGGGCCTTGGTGCTCCGATGACTACTGTTCCCCTTGTCAACGCTGCTGTGAGAGAAGTGGACATCAGAGGAGTGTTCCGCTACTGCAACAC CTGGCCAATGGCTATCGCCATGTTGTCGTCAGGCAAGGTGAACGTGAAGCCCCTCGTGACCCACCGCTTTCCACTGGAGCAGGCAGTGCAGGCCTTTGAAACCACGCGTCAGGGTCTTGGGATAAAGGTCATGttaaagtgtgacaaaaatgACCAGAACCCTTGA